One Plasmodium yoelii strain 17X genome assembly, chromosome: 5 genomic window, aaaaacatttttaccCACTTAATTTATTTCCCTTTCAAATACcatttaaaatttgtttatttcatCTGCTTTAGTTGGAAATCTTGGAAAAAataagtaataaaaaaaactgcatatgcatatatatatatctgtGTTCTACCATTTATGATTCATTCTCTATAAAAGGGACTTATTTGTGaatgtatattttgtttagCATATACAAAACACAATATTTAAGCAAAACACTATTTAAGCAAAGGGATAGTGTttcatatgtataaatatttcaaaaaaaaaaaatttatgcaATAATGAGAATTGCAttttacatttaaaaaaaatatacaatatatttagtgtatatatacatatataaatttatatataacatacgcatataataatgtgaattaaaaaaatgaaaataattgttCTTGACTTATTAATCGGGTTGGGAAGATGAAAAATAAGCAAAATAAACAAAGCAAACAAagcaaacaaaataaaaaaaagtataataacaatatcgaaagtattaacaaaataaaaaaaagtataataacaatatcGAAATATTaacaagaaaaaaatacactttttttattttaggaGGAAATAAATTGTGTACCAATGCTACATTTTATGTGTATTCAAATATGTTATGTTTCTGAATAAATATAAGTGTTTTAGGGATtaacacacacacatatatatatttatatataatatatattgataCATTTCCCagtaacaaataaaaaaaaaaaaaaaaaaaaaaaaaaaacaattccCTTCTACACAgagaataaaatattttagttATAAAACAAtggaaaatattaacatggaaaaaagtaataatgaattaaaaaaaatagaagacgaaaaaaaaatagtaacaggacaaaatttaaatttattattaggGGATTTGAAAATGATGACAGCATATGAAATGTCATCAGAATGGAAAGATACAAATATGATGAATGaatgttttaataatttttcatggTTCGATTCAAGAATACtcaaaaatatacaaaattatttaaacgCTGATGAAGTAGAAAGATCAAAAATCGACTATGCATATAATTCTTTATTTCCTAAACCAATTGATATAAAAgatacaaaattaaatatgatGTCATTATGGATAAAATCAAGGATACATTACAACAATACtttttttcctttacatttatCCGAATATGATTCATAAAATCTAACCATTTCACACACTACCACTTCCTTTTTAcaaaactattttttttttttctaatttaatatatgggcatgttgtatatttttacctacattttttattgtaccttttttgcttattttattttcacgttttttacaatttttttgttgCAACTTTTTATAGTTAGTCAAAAATAGGcgcaaataaaaatatcataacAAAGTTcaaaaaattttcaaaaaaattatataaacaaCTCAAATGCTTACTCGTAAAATGGAGCCAAAAAAAGGACTATATATAGAGTAGTACTCAAATTATTGCttgattaattttattttgtaattcTTTAATATGACCATAAAATTTATCAAGTACAAATAGCGGAACATCAAGTGCTTCCTTAATGTATGAATTTGCAgaaaattcattttcttctgtTTGTTCTTTACCTATTAAAGTGaataaggtatattatttttcagaTTTTTTTCAGATTTTTTTAAACCAATACTACACATAttcattaattataaaataataaaatgtagaTACTAGCAcataatgaataaatatgcacaagtaaatatataacctgattcatattttatttcattatgtGTCGAAAATTTGTGTGGTGAAGATATATTTGCAAATGTATTACAAAAAGATAAATTTACAGAAAGAGGagggaataaaaataaatattccaatatattatatattgaaaatatttcgttaaacatatattttattatgtatttaGCTTCATAATGTTGAAAAAGAacgatatttttttctatatttatagTATCAGAAGAGCTTAAATTGTTGTCAgtgatatttttattatttttgtccATCTCATTTTGAATCGAATTCTTTTCATCTTCAAGGATTTgcgtttttatattatcatcatgggtttcctttttattttttaaattattatcattttctatattattcatttctttttccatttttttttccattttttttttttcttttttttctctcttactatttttttcaacCTTTTCAACCTTTTCAACCTTTTCAACCTTTTCAACTTTTACAACCTTTTCAACTTTTGAATTGTCTCCATTTTCTAATTCTCCATTTTCTAATTCGCCATTTTCTAATTCGCCATTTTCTAATTCGCCATTTCGGGTGTCTTTGCTTAGCTGAATATGATCAAGATAGCTTGtgtttttttctaataaatttacaaaatagtttattgttatttcttttcgttttttttgtctttttatattttctcgTAAATTTTCCATAATTTTGTACATAACCATAATtataatagataaaaataaattcaatttataaatatctagattaattttatttgcatatataatagcttgaattattatttctattaacaatttatatttttttgtaaattttgcattttttgtattcttatataaacaattaaatatttcttCGCTAATTAATTCATGGTGAtcatatgcatttttttcattaaataaaaagttttttttttttttttttaattcaaatgattttaatgttatactttctttttcatcttcatttatatttttattaccttgcttgttcatatttttttcttcaaatTTTTGATCGTTTTCATTGCTTAATAAACTTAATGaggatatttttttaatttcctttttttctgTCTTTTCCTCAATTACAGAATAACAATTTGAATCGAACAATAATTCACAAGAATTGCCAAAACTAAAAACTTTATGAGTATCTCTTTTTACTTGTTTAGCATTGttaaaaacatttaatattttttctaaatcttttatggaaaaaaaaagggtAATATCTTCACAGTAATTATTTTCCATAATTATTTCCTCTTTTGCacacattattatttattcgttattttaatacttattattatatttaggtaaagttaaaaatgtgtgttattttataaaaagacTTTATGCTAACTCAAGGAAATGCATAAAAGTAAATTTTTAACAAACCCCGTTGCTTTTCTCCATCCTATTATTCTGACCGCTGTTCCGTCTATTATagctatttattttttctatttttaggATATCAgcaaacaataataatgcatttttAATTATCACTTTCAATTAATTATGCA contains:
- a CDS encoding ATP synthase-associated protein, putative — translated: MENINMEKSNNELKKIEDEKKIVTGQNLNLLLGDLKMMTAYEMSSEWKDTNMMNECFNNFSWFDSRILKNIQNYLNADEVERSKIDYAYNSLFPKPIDIKDTKLNMMSLWIKSRIHYNNTFFPLHLSEYDS